A stretch of the Teredinibacter haidensis genome encodes the following:
- the ruvX gene encoding Holliday junction resolvase RuvX, with amino-acid sequence MPETIPPQTLLAFDFGTRNIGVATGQTLTQSASELSPLPAKEGIPDWKQLEALLNEWNPQLVVVGLPVNMDGSEMEMTRRARKFGNRITGRFGYKVEFADERLTTREAKAEAHASGHKGNYRQKPIDSLAARIILENWMNT; translated from the coding sequence ATGCCTGAAACAATCCCTCCTCAAACACTGCTCGCTTTTGACTTCGGCACCCGCAATATTGGTGTTGCTACAGGGCAAACCCTTACACAATCGGCGAGCGAGCTCTCTCCCCTTCCCGCCAAAGAGGGCATTCCCGACTGGAAGCAGTTAGAGGCCCTGCTGAACGAGTGGAATCCACAGCTTGTCGTTGTTGGCTTGCCCGTCAATATGGACGGCAGCGAAATGGAAATGACCCGCCGGGCACGCAAATTTGGCAACCGCATAACCGGCCGTTTTGGCTATAAGGTTGAATTTGCCGATGAACGTCTGACGACGCGCGAAGCGAAAGCGGAAGCTCACGCCTCCGGCCACAAAGGCAACTACCGGCAAAAACCTATCGACTCGCTCGCTGCACGGATTATTTTGGAAAACTGGATGAACACGTAG
- a CDS encoding YqgE/AlgH family protein — MSDSPWNNVDIPDSLRDHFLIAMPNLTDPIFSHSVTYVCDHSEQGAMGIVINQPLNLRLGDVFDQLQIDYHAQLGNYPVLAGGPVNMQRGFVLHRDEGTWESTLRITSEISLTASRDIVAAIAKEEGPKHAQFALGYAGWSAGQLEDEINANSWLIVPADTGIIFDTPVDERWSATAKQLGIDLNLISSTAGHA, encoded by the coding sequence ATGAGCGATAGCCCTTGGAACAATGTCGATATTCCCGATAGCCTGCGCGATCATTTTCTGATCGCCATGCCTAACCTCACCGACCCTATTTTTTCCCATTCGGTTACCTATGTTTGTGACCACAGTGAGCAGGGCGCCATGGGCATTGTTATTAACCAACCCTTGAACCTGCGACTGGGCGATGTGTTCGACCAACTGCAAATTGACTACCACGCCCAGCTTGGCAACTACCCCGTATTGGCCGGTGGGCCGGTAAATATGCAGCGAGGCTTTGTCCTACACCGGGATGAAGGTACCTGGGAGTCTACTCTGCGCATCACCTCGGAAATCAGCCTGACGGCGTCTCGTGATATTGTCGCGGCCATCGCTAAAGAAGAAGGCCCCAAACACGCTCAGTTTGCGCTAGGCTATGCTGGCTGGAGTGCCGGTCAGCTGGAAGACGAAATTAACGCAAACTCCTGGCTTATCGTGCCTGCTGACACCGGCATCATTTTCGACACCCCCGTTGATGAACGCTGGTCAGCAACGGCAAAACAACTGGGTATCGACCTCAACCTGATTTCATCCACGGCCGGACATGCCTGA
- a CDS encoding TonB family protein gives MSTTYPEATSGDRLSFTLFMAAAIHAMIIFGFSFAVNSGQKIAPTLNITLATHKDNIAPDTADFLAQHNQQASGTGDQVKEITTRDLAKIADTTIRDIKPEAQQRATTESRHKTQILSTKQLKDRRTNKNPDPEKSVTQEEKKGLDMDAPLFNPEYASLQAKLAREKWEEANKPRIRRLISVSTKSAHDAAYLNSWQQKIEFIGNENFPQEALNNNIFGQLRLAVRINSNGGIENIDISQSSGHKVLDDAALQIVRLAAPFERFPPEISKGADQLEIIRTWRFQITGLSTSN, from the coding sequence ATGTCCACCACTTACCCCGAGGCCACCAGCGGTGACCGCCTGAGCTTTACCCTGTTTATGGCCGCCGCTATTCACGCCATGATTATTTTCGGATTCAGCTTTGCGGTGAATAGCGGCCAGAAGATTGCGCCCACCCTCAATATTACCCTAGCTACACACAAGGATAATATTGCGCCGGACACAGCAGATTTTCTGGCGCAACACAACCAGCAGGCCAGCGGCACCGGCGACCAGGTGAAAGAGATTACCACCCGCGATCTGGCGAAAATCGCCGATACCACTATTCGCGACATAAAACCCGAGGCGCAGCAGAGAGCCACCACCGAAAGCCGCCACAAGACACAGATTCTCTCAACCAAACAGCTCAAGGACAGGCGCACAAACAAGAACCCGGACCCCGAAAAATCGGTAACCCAGGAAGAGAAGAAGGGTCTTGATATGGACGCACCGCTCTTTAATCCGGAATATGCGAGCCTGCAAGCGAAGCTGGCGCGAGAAAAATGGGAAGAAGCCAATAAGCCACGTATTCGGCGACTGATTTCGGTATCAACCAAATCAGCCCATGACGCGGCTTACCTGAACAGCTGGCAACAGAAAATAGAATTTATAGGCAACGAGAACTTTCCCCAAGAAGCACTCAATAACAACATATTCGGCCAATTGCGTCTAGCAGTAAGGATTAACAGTAATGGTGGCATAGAAAATATCGATATCTCTCAGTCTTCCGGCCACAAAGTGCTGGATGATGCCGCCCTGCAAATTGTTCGCCTCGCAGCCCCCTTCGAGCGCTTTCCACCGGAAATTAGCAAAGGCGCCGATCAACTAGAAATTATCCGCACCTGGCGCTTTCAGATCACGGGACTCAGCACGTCGAATTAG